From a region of the Carassius auratus strain Wakin chromosome 31, ASM336829v1, whole genome shotgun sequence genome:
- the LOC113050863 gene encoding cyclin-dependent kinase 15-like isoform X2, with the protein MQNLRHAASEAFQRLGLKQRHLGYEELGELDGEEKPQPHWFHTLQVRRLRVQRGRSNSDPMGGKSFQQDFQWKTGLQFGNATSYLNLEKLGEGTYASVYKGISRINGHLVALKVIHMKTEEGIPFTAIREASLLKGLKHANIVLLHDIIHTRDSLTFVFEYVQTDLAQYMIQHPGGLHSYNIRLFMFQLLRGLSYIHSRRILHRDLKPQNLLISYLGELKLADFGLARSKSIPCQTYSSQVVTLWYRPPDVLMGSTDYSTALDIWGAGCIFIEMLQGSPAFPGLADVFEQLLKIWAVLGVPTEEGWPGVSDLPNYKPEWFLPCKPKQFRDVWKRLAQLPYKTEDLAQQMLMMNPKDRISAQDALLHPYFNTLPPPLMHLRDTVSVFKVPGVRLETEARDIFSPSRRMKSPLAPLAKCW; encoded by the exons ATGCAAAACCTCCGGCATGCAGCTTCTGAGGCTTTCCAACGTCTCG GGTTAAAACAAAGACATCTGGGCTATGAAGAG CTGGGAGAGCTGGACGGGGAGGAGAAACCACAGCCGCACTGGTTTCACACGCTGCAGGTGCGACGGCTCCGAGTTCAGAGGGGCCGCAGTAACAGCGATCCTATGGGAGGAAAGAGCTTCCAGCAAGACTTCCAGTGG AAAACTGGCCTGCAGTTTGGGAATGCAACATCTTATCTGAATCTTGAAAAACTTGGAGAGGGCACATATGCCTCAGTGTACAAAGGAATTAGCAG GATAAATGGTCATCTTGTGGCTTTAAAGGTGATTCACATGAAAACTGAGGAAGGAATTCCATTCACAGCTATTAGAGAAG CCTCCTTGTTAAAGGGCCTTAAACATGCTAACATAGTCTTGCTTCACGACATCATCCACACGCGAGACTCTCTCACCTTTGTCTTTGAGTATGTG CAAACAGATTTGGCTCAATACATGATTCAGCATCCTGGCGGACTTCACTCGTACAACATCAGG CTCTTCATGTTTCAGCTGCTGCGAGGATTGTCTTACATTCACAGCAGAAGAATTCTGCACCGAGACCTCAAACCTCAAAATTTGCTCATCAGTTATTTGGGGGAACTCAAATTAGCCGATTTTG GTCTGGCCCGATCTAAGTCCATACCGTGCCAAACATACTCTTCCCAGGTTGTGACTTTATGGTACCGGCCGCCAGATGTTCTTATGGGCTCCACTGATTACTCCACAGCCCTAGACATCTG GGGAGCCGGCTGCATTTTTATTGAGATGCTACAGGGGTCACCAGCGTTTCCTGGACTAGCTGACGTCTTTGAGCAGCTGCTGAAGATTTGGGCA GTCCTCGGGGTCCCGACCGAGGAGGGCTGGCCAGGTGTCAGTGATCTACCGAACTATAAACCAG AGTGGTTCCTGCCCTGCAAGCCCAAGCAATTTCGAGATGTCTGGAAAAG ACTCGCTCAGCTACCTTATAAGACGGAGGATCTGGCCCAGCAGATGCTGATGATGAATCCAAAGGACAGGATTTCAGCCCAGGATGCATTGCTACATCCATATTTCAACACACTTCCACCTCCGTTAATGCATCTAAGGGACA CTGTGTCAGTCTTTAAGGTGCCGGGCGTGAGGTTAGAGACGGAAGCGAGGGATATCTTCAGCCCCAGCAGACGAATGAAATCGCCTCTTGCTCCGCTGGCCAAGTGCTGGTGA
- the LOC113050863 gene encoding cyclin-dependent kinase 15-like isoform X1, producing MEDFLWRMRVWASVSWRRCCWCCGDKSNEVRRKDKEEMFELRVEEIKEAMKMEEKPSKTWSVSSLPVAELGELDGEEKPQPHWFHTLQVRRLRVQRGRSNSDPMGGKSFQQDFQWKTGLQFGNATSYLNLEKLGEGTYASVYKGISRINGHLVALKVIHMKTEEGIPFTAIREASLLKGLKHANIVLLHDIIHTRDSLTFVFEYVQTDLAQYMIQHPGGLHSYNIRLFMFQLLRGLSYIHSRRILHRDLKPQNLLISYLGELKLADFGLARSKSIPCQTYSSQVVTLWYRPPDVLMGSTDYSTALDIWGAGCIFIEMLQGSPAFPGLADVFEQLLKIWAVLGVPTEEGWPGVSDLPNYKPEWFLPCKPKQFRDVWKRLAQLPYKTEDLAQQMLMMNPKDRISAQDALLHPYFNTLPPPLMHLRDTVSVFKVPGVRLETEARDIFSPSRRMKSPLAPLAKCW from the exons ATGGAGGATTTCCTGTGGAGAATGCGGGTTTGGGCATCTGTGAGCTGGAGGAGATGTTGTTGGTGTTGTGGAGATAAATCAAATGAAGTCAGAAGGAAAGACAAAGAGGAAATGTTTGAGTTGAGAGTGGAAGAGATAAAAGAAGCAATGAAAATGGAAGAAAAACCATCAAAAACCTGGAGTGTGTCCTCCCTCCCAGTTGCTGAG CTGGGAGAGCTGGACGGGGAGGAGAAACCACAGCCGCACTGGTTTCACACGCTGCAGGTGCGACGGCTCCGAGTTCAGAGGGGCCGCAGTAACAGCGATCCTATGGGAGGAAAGAGCTTCCAGCAAGACTTCCAGTGG AAAACTGGCCTGCAGTTTGGGAATGCAACATCTTATCTGAATCTTGAAAAACTTGGAGAGGGCACATATGCCTCAGTGTACAAAGGAATTAGCAG GATAAATGGTCATCTTGTGGCTTTAAAGGTGATTCACATGAAAACTGAGGAAGGAATTCCATTCACAGCTATTAGAGAAG CCTCCTTGTTAAAGGGCCTTAAACATGCTAACATAGTCTTGCTTCACGACATCATCCACACGCGAGACTCTCTCACCTTTGTCTTTGAGTATGTG CAAACAGATTTGGCTCAATACATGATTCAGCATCCTGGCGGACTTCACTCGTACAACATCAGG CTCTTCATGTTTCAGCTGCTGCGAGGATTGTCTTACATTCACAGCAGAAGAATTCTGCACCGAGACCTCAAACCTCAAAATTTGCTCATCAGTTATTTGGGGGAACTCAAATTAGCCGATTTTG GTCTGGCCCGATCTAAGTCCATACCGTGCCAAACATACTCTTCCCAGGTTGTGACTTTATGGTACCGGCCGCCAGATGTTCTTATGGGCTCCACTGATTACTCCACAGCCCTAGACATCTG GGGAGCCGGCTGCATTTTTATTGAGATGCTACAGGGGTCACCAGCGTTTCCTGGACTAGCTGACGTCTTTGAGCAGCTGCTGAAGATTTGGGCA GTCCTCGGGGTCCCGACCGAGGAGGGCTGGCCAGGTGTCAGTGATCTACCGAACTATAAACCAG AGTGGTTCCTGCCCTGCAAGCCCAAGCAATTTCGAGATGTCTGGAAAAG ACTCGCTCAGCTACCTTATAAGACGGAGGATCTGGCCCAGCAGATGCTGATGATGAATCCAAAGGACAGGATTTCAGCCCAGGATGCATTGCTACATCCATATTTCAACACACTTCCACCTCCGTTAATGCATCTAAGGGACA CTGTGTCAGTCTTTAAGGTGCCGGGCGTGAGGTTAGAGACGGAAGCGAGGGATATCTTCAGCCCCAGCAGACGAATGAAATCGCCTCTTGCTCCGCTGGCCAAGTGCTGGTGA